The nucleotide window TTCATCCTGCTCAGATGgctttcctattttttccccacAGCACACTCAGCTTCATGGCATATCCATCATTTATTCCTCCACTATGTTTGTTCTCTTCTTCACCCCCCTCCTCCATTCCCATCAACCCTCAACCAGGGGGACAGCTCCAAAGCTAGGAGTCTTTGTCTTTGTGATGATAAAACCCAACCACCTGTGTGACTGAGTGTTCAGGAGAACCTGTGCCTCCCTCCCTTATTTGCAGGTCTGAGAGTAATATTTTCTCTACTAAAGACTGTCTAGTTTCATCCTGCCTGATGCCACAGGAGGCCTTCCATTAGAGGCACCATTTACCGTAACTAGTgactaaatacatgaaaataattgTGCTTTTCCATGGAAAACTAAATGCTACCCCATCCCCAAAGATAGTCAAGGTTTTATCTTTCAAACAAATGGAGAGTGGCACCAAACCGGTAAATTAAAATAGCTGAATGTGATTTTGTTATGGGTTATAATTTCTACTCAGGAGATCTGCTTTCTAGTGATATTTTATTCTGgatcataataaaattaatttattttctgagcCCAGACTAATAGTGAGAAAGCCCCAGAGCAATTCCAGAAATTCAAAATATGTCATGGATTCTAATCTCGATTATATTAAGATctattctagggcagcccgggtggctcagcggtttagtgccgccttcagcccagggcctggtcctggagacccgggattgagtcccacgtcaggctccctgcatggagcctgcctctccctctgtctgtgtctctgcctgcctctctctctctgtctcccatgaataaataaaatcttcaaaaaaaaaaaatctattctattTTGCTCAACTGTTCCCCTAGTGCTCAGATAAGTGTCCATACACAGAAGGTACTTaagaaatatatcttaaaaatatatccacagaagggcacctgggtggctcagttttaagtgtctgccttcagctcaggtcatgatctcagggtcctgggatggagccccacattgggctccctgtttagtAGGGAGCCTGtgtttccccctttccctctcccggcccctccccctgctagttAGTGCATgttctgtcacataaataaaatctttaaatataaatatatatccattGGATAGATGAAAGTACCAATTTTTAGCTACATGGAATGAACTATCAATTTTATTATACTACAGTGAATAGTCCCAAATTAACTTTGGTATTGCTGTCCTAAGACAAGTccaattcagggatccctgggtggtgcagcggtttggcgcctgcctttggcccagggcgcgatcctggagacccaggatcgaatcccacattgggctcccggtgcatggagcctgcttctccctctgcctgtgtctctgcctctctctctctctgtaactatcataaataaatttaaaaaaataataaatctaagaCAAGTCCAATTCAAACATGTTACATTTTCTCAAAAagtagatttctattttttattttattttatttttaaacattttatttttattttaacctgagtctttttttttttttttaattttttttttttatttatgataggcacacagtgagagagagagagagaggcagagacacaggcagagggagaagcaggctccatgcaccaggagcccgacgtgggattcgatcccgggtctccaggatcgtgccctgggccaaaggcaggcactaaaccgctgcgccacccagggatcccgatttctattttttaaaagattttatttacttattcattagagacacagagaggggcagagacacaagcagagagagaagcaggctccatgcagggagcctgatgtaggacttgatcctgacactccaggattatgcctctcaaccactgagccaccacccagtggtcttttatttttaagtaacctctacatccaatgtggggctcaaactgataaccctgagatcaagagtcataagCTCTACcgacttagccagccaggcaccccaaaaagtAGATTTATTTTAACTTTACACTATTACGCAGTTTGAATTCTTTTATGATGGGCATGTATTACTATGGTAATTAAgacttcttttaaagaaaatgaccGTGTAGgtatttgatcttttttctttctagagcAGTAGTCCTGAGCACCATTTCctatacatacacaaacatatcACATGGTGTGAAGAACCTATGTGATCTATGTattactctttttaattttttcttttaagtaggcaccacacccagtgtggaacccaaggcagggcttgaactcaggagcctgaggtcaagacctgagctgaggtcgaGCCTGGtactcaattgactgagctacTCTGGTGCCCGCTCGTATTACTATTAAAGCTGAACTACAACTCGTTTAGACTAAGTTAATATATCAGAAAGGGTACATACTAAATGCCAGAAAAAGGTAGAAGGAAATAGGAACTCCAACAAAACTGCCATTAGGAGAGAAAGGAGTCTCCCAGAAACCGACTAGGAAGGAGATTGGCTTTGGGGCAGGGACTCTCCTCATCTGACCAATGAGGACCTGCTGCTCTGGCAGCCTGTGGGGACAAAGCAGGGATGGGTGGGGTCCAGGTTTTCCTCTGCATCCCTTTAGAGTgcctttaaattaataaataaataaacatatctgTAGCTCAGTCTCTAGTCAATGTTAGTCCAGTTTTAGACATAATTAAAATATGTCTTCCACTAAGTAcaagtttccttttttgtttcagtGTGTCCATTATGAGTATTTTAAAAGCCTTTCCCCCTCAAAACTGTGCCTTTGAACCTGAACCAACTGGGCTTGAATATAAGAACCACAAAACTGTAAGGATAAAAAAGGCTTTTTCCTTCTCTAATCTACTGGAAAAAATCTCTTACAGGTTACTATTTGTGTTCTTTGCCATTACCTATAGAGGCCAAGGAAACGTAGTGTCCCCATGAGTGCAAAATAAGTGTTGTGATTTGGATACCAGTCATAAGTCTCCTTCCTCTTGGCCAAAGGCTGCTCACTAAACAGTTTCACCACTTTCATTGATTTGGAGTCAGTAGGCCTGGCAATTTCACCAAACAGCCGGGCACTCAGACGAGTCATGCGCAAGGCATATTCTGAAAGGGAAGACATTTTCTGAGCAGCAAGAGGCCCTACAGGAAATGAGAAGATAAACAGGTTAGTATATGAAATTCCAAGATTATCTAATGAacactttagaaataaaaacagccaGCCACATGTGAATCAGTCTTGTGACGGGCAGGGCATGCCTTGGAATGGAGAAATATCCACAGTCCAAATGGTTGTTTCCTTTACATgctttccatttctaatttttacattTGATGTTCCCATCCTATTGCCTTGCTGTGCTGCCCTTTTTACAGCGAACCATTCTATTATTTACTGATAGTCAGTTTACCCATTTGTAGGCTAGATGAGGATGGGCAAATGAGTTATCCAACCACAGCATTATTATACCTTTAGAAAACACCCATCTCAGCAATCTGTAGAATAAAAATGCTGACTGCTTGCCATCTAAAGGTTTAATCATGGCAGAGAAATAATTATCCTGTTGTCTTTATTATCAGCCCTTTGAACACTGTTCTCCTGGAGGGCTCCAGATGGCTCTGAGAACTGCTAATGAGTTATGAGGTCATTTAGCCTCTAGGTTGCTGGATTGAATTCTGCCTAGAGACTGAGAGCcgtttgggaaaaacaaaacagagatagCTCAGCAGCTctttaagattcattttattcCTGAATAGAAGGACTTATAGGTTATAAGGTTATCTTCCATCTTCTATATTGTCTTAATGCATACTAGCTAAGTCATTAGCTAAAAACAGTAACTTTTTCTTTAGAGGCACAGAATGTTGAAATAAGTACAAGAATAATATGTCATATGCAGAAATTACagctaatatatataaaaaattatatgggcGATACATGAAAATCAGGAATGCTGTTGGTGAAATAACTGTCTCATTCCATTCCAGACCAGATGTAGAGGTCACCTCTGGCAGGATATGCTAATTTATGTGAAATTTTGTAGTGAGATGAGAACCTTTGAGATGAGAGACCATCTTTGGGGGCAGTTCTGTGGGGATGAAAAGGAActgataaacagaaaaaaaggcataGACCTATCTTGAAAGAACAATGggagaaatatacaaaaacaaacaaaaaaactgaaaaacaaaaaaaccgaCCCTCTAGGGCACCCGGCTGACTCGGTCAGTAAAGCacgtgattcttgatcttggggtcatgagttcaagccccatgttgggcgcaGAGTTtattattaacaacaacaacaacaaaatcttaaaacCCAAACAAGAATGAGGCCaagtaaatttcaaaataactcttgtaaggaaaaaaaaaaaacaacaaacaaacccaaaacctgTGTTTAAATTAAGGAATTTTTCATGTCTATTTCTAGATGCATTGAAAGAACAGAGGCTGACCTCCAACTAATCGCAGAATGTCAATCTCAAACCATTTAACAAGCTGAACACCAACCAAATGAGCCAATAGTGCCATCTGAAGGCCAGCAATGGGAAAACTGTCGGATCCAGGGTCTCTTCCCTGTCCCTCCAAACTGGAGATCACCTGCAAGCCttgcttcctccttttcctttcagcactcCCATTCTCAGATTCACTTCCTTCTCAACTCTAGCTCCATTGTGTGGGCAGGAGTGGGCTGGGCTGCCTCCTTAGGGGTAGGGTTATAGTTtcatcaatgagaaaaaaagggcATTAACAGTTTAATGTATAAATAGGAAATAGTAACAAATCAGTGCCTTGCAGATACCTGCAAGTTGCCTTTAGAGGCTACAGTGTCTTTGCATGCtttactttttctctcccttcagtgaaagttatcttttttcaaacatgagattaaaaaaaacaaaactaaaaataatggtTTCTTAGTcaactttgctttgtttttgcttaaTTGCTATAATGGCATTTAAATAGATTTCTGTTTCAAGTGCACAGTTTTTCACAATCAGTTATTTGGTGGTCAGGAACTATTGTTTTGTTGCAGTGTTCTCACTTATGTGTTCGGAATTCCTTcaccttatatttttaaatgaagaggcAGCATGGAGTCCTGAGGCCTGGGTTtgcatcctggctctgccatttattggCTGGGTTAAAGTTAGTGGTTTTCTAAATCTGACTTTCCTTTTTGGGAAACAAAGCTTGTGGAAATAAGTTAGAAATAAGAGGGATAAGTTAAAGCCGTCGCACTCCGTAAAGGGtaacttaagaaaaaaacctaaacGTGTTTTTAAGTTTGGGGTTCATAGGATCTAGTCGGGCACAgttatttattccttttccttatttattttttaaaaatacatctttaaaaagatttttatttatttgagagagagagcatgagcaggggcagagggagaagcaggccccccactgagcagggagccccatgtgcagctcaatcccaggaccctgggatcgtgaccctgagccgaagtcagacacttaactcactgagccacccaggtgccccctattccTTGTCTTCATCTAATCTCATCAGGAGAAACACACTCCTGCAGCTAAACCTCTAAATCCCTGGAATGACATCTTTACTTATAAAAACTGACAGCCAGAGAAACACAAGGGAGGGGACCAGCAGCTTGGTAACTTGACAGACAGCAAAGAGGAAGGGACTCCTTGGGAAAGTAAGTGGTCACTGAAACCACCACAGGATGTTAACTTCTGTGCAGGCCCACTTTGCAATGTAGCAAATTACTGGGACATTGAGAAGTAATGAGGTCTCATTAGAATCCACTGGGACGTGGTTATACCACAAAATCCAAGTCCTAAAACTTTTATGATGGAGAAAGGAAATAAGCCTCTTCAAACCTGAATCCCTTACTAGTAATAAAGATCCATTTGCCAAacagaagaaaattgaaaatgattATAACAATTACAAAGGAGACTTTGTAGTCTCCTTCCACAGACCAGACATATATCTCTGACGAAGAAAGGCATAGGAGCTTCGTATGCTTTTCTTTTAACACAGACTAAAACAGCTAAACAGTTCTGTTGTCCGTAAATACTGGTCCTAAGACTATCAGATGGTCACTTTTTActatcttaaattcttttttttaattggggagAGAGCCTTACTTAGGATTTTTCAGGACCCAGTGTGCATCCTTACACAATCTtccaattttatctttaaaataaaagaatgattatGTTCAAGACATTAAAGGCAAATAATTTACATCAGTGAATTTTCATTGTACAAGACAGTCACTTAAAAACgtcatttttccttaaatgtgatcttaagaaaacagaataaagaaaaattaactggAGTGGGAAAtgctaagcaaaaataaataaaacacacacacacacacatctattttCAAATGTGCTGGGCTGGAGAAAGACATGTTAAGCCCAcacaagaaaatgcattttttttttttttttttttactttggcaTAAAAGGGtaagtttctttgatttttaggaTAGATTTGGTGCATTTGAAAGTTCAAGTTTTGGCTCTggattagttttgcctttttcctttgaaaagggCAGCTGAAGAGCTGGAGTTCCTAACCTGGGTATCCCTGAGCGCGGCGAATCCCTTGCAACTTTTAAAAACGGTACGAagcgtgcctgtgtgtgtgtgtgtgtgtgtgcgcaaaTTATGCGGGGGGAGAGCTTTCTCCAGTTTCTCAGAAAACCACTGGTTAGCGGAAAGCACCAGCTCTGGACTCTTGCGCTTAGATGGCGACGTCGTGTTTGCAGCAGTGACGGTCCTTTACATGGGCTTCCTCACCTCCGACCTGAGAACAAGTAGACGCCTCCCTGCGTGGACGCTGACCTCAAAACTCAGGTGCATGGTGGGTGCGCTCCTACTCCTCAGGCCTCGGGGAACCCACACCTTCTGCACACGTAGCTCACAGAAAAACAACCTAAACGTGATGTTGTATTATTCTTAAAGTCTGGTACTAATCGATCCACTGGGTCGTAGGGACGTGAACGGCTCTGAACCTCTGCCCGCTGGACTCAGTCCGACGACAACGCCTCCGATCCCCTGCAGCTGACCGGATCCCGCTTGCCTGTGCTGGAAGCAGGTGTCAAGTCAGCCGGCGCTCGCCTCGGTACggcattatatttatttatttcttatgatctctacacccaaggtggggctcgaagGCCCCGAGGTCGAGTCGCACGCTTTACCCatcgagccagccaggcacccgcaaatatttttttttccatctggcAACAAAATTAATTTGCATCTCCTCTCCCCCCAGCTACGGTGCAGAAATGCCGTGTGATGAGCTGAGGAACCGAGCCGTGCACGCTTCCTAACCAGGAGAGAGGAACTGCGCCGGGGAGGAAGCTACGCTAGCGTCCTGCGTTCGGTAAAGTCCCCAATTTACGCAGGAAAGGGTCACCCTGCTTGCAGGGTGGTGTGAAACCTCCGAGCTGGTTGATGACGAACTCGCCTCTTCTTATTCTTGGGGACTCTAGACGGTCGGAGACCCTTGCAGGACCTCCCCAACGACCGCCCGTCTCTCATGGCAGACCCCCCACCCTCGTCACCCCCGTCACCCCCAAGCTCTCGGACACCCTTACCTACTCGCGACCTTCCTCTCCCACGCGCACGCGCCCCTCTCCCGGAaggcccgccccccggcccggctCCACGCTCCCGCGGGAGGGAGCCTACCACCGAGAGCAGCGGAGAAGCGGAAGCTTGCGGCTAGAGCGGAGCGCGGGGGAACCCGGAACTACTAGCGCTCTCGCTCGGAGGCCTCAGAGGTCATCCCTGGCGCCTGCGCAGTGAGGGGCGTGCGCCGCGTAGGCGGAGCGCGAAGGTGGTTTACGGAGATCGTCGCCTTACGGGAACGTCTTGCAGGGTTTGCTGAATGTATTTTGTTGGGAAATGCCTACGGTGCTGCCTTCCACAGTGGTTAT belongs to Canis lupus baileyi chromosome 15, mCanLup2.hap1, whole genome shotgun sequence and includes:
- the MRPS33 gene encoding small ribosomal subunit protein mS33 — translated: MSSLSEYALRMTRLSARLFGEIARPTDSKSMKVVKLFSEQPLAKRKETYDWYPNHNTYFALMGTLRFLGLYRDEHQDFKDEQLRLKKLRGKGKPRKGEGKRATKKK